The proteins below come from a single Pirellulales bacterium genomic window:
- a CDS encoding DUF4982 domain-containing protein, whose translation MLHCVTSGAAFAQVGQAPFAPPTSPHAVYSFDVGWKFIRQDLPGAEAPGFDDSGWTVVSTPHTYNDIDTFNRIISHSGGQQGAYMGVAWYRKHFSLPADLRGRKLFLEFEGMRQAGQIFLNGKMIGLSENGVTAYGADMTAGAKFGNSENVLAVLVDNSGRYAERATGTAFQWESKDFNPNYGGINRHVWFHAMDPIHQTLPLYDGLKTSGVYVYPSNIAVADGGCDVNIESQVANESKVRASVTLSAVVVDWQGHVSARCDGSTIDLAGGSRKTMKASGHLVAARLWSPDEPSLYDVYTILTVGGNVIDVAKTTTGFRKTEFRGGAGTGGVFINGKFTYLTGYSQRSSNEWAGLGQAYPDWMHDLTARLIRDSRANYLRWMHIAPQRVDVCACDRAGIVEVCPAGDKEKDVEGRQWEQRIEVMRDSMIYFRNNPSILFWEAGNNGVGAEHMKQMVELKKEWDPNGGRVIGCRTLNDPAATPVAEYFGVMIGQDRRTDLLKGPSDMFRAYSAERRDRAPIIETEDFRDEAARRFWDDFSPPDYGFKPGPNDTYHWNSETFCLAAAARYTAYWQNRIADPDPRRSRWSGYASIYFSDSNADGRQDSSEVARVSGKVDAVRLPKEAYYAYRVMQSPRPDLHIIGHWTYPAGTKKTIYVFANHCQAVELNINGRSLGRADQPADGYVFTFHDVRWEPGTIKATGYDAHGAIVCTDALTTAGLAKSVKLTATTGAGGLRANGQDVALFDVEVCDADGHRCPTDQARIDFTIDGPGIWRGGYNSGMVGSTNNLFLDTECGINRVAIRSTLTSGVITLTAARQGLAPATVQVRSAPVKLTGGLLPITSSR comes from the coding sequence GTGCTTCATTGCGTAACGAGCGGCGCCGCTTTTGCGCAAGTTGGCCAAGCACCCTTTGCGCCCCCCACCTCGCCGCACGCCGTCTATTCGTTTGATGTCGGCTGGAAGTTCATCCGCCAGGATTTGCCGGGGGCCGAGGCGCCTGGCTTTGATGATTCGGGCTGGACGGTCGTCAGCACGCCGCACACGTACAACGACATCGACACGTTCAATCGAATCATCTCTCATAGCGGCGGCCAGCAAGGCGCATACATGGGAGTCGCCTGGTACCGCAAGCATTTTTCGTTGCCGGCCGACTTGCGAGGGCGCAAGCTGTTTCTCGAATTCGAGGGGATGCGCCAGGCCGGACAGATCTTCTTGAACGGTAAAATGATTGGACTTTCGGAAAACGGCGTGACTGCTTACGGAGCGGACATGACCGCCGGCGCCAAATTCGGCAATAGTGAGAATGTGCTCGCGGTCCTAGTCGATAACAGCGGCCGCTATGCAGAACGGGCGACTGGCACCGCGTTCCAATGGGAGTCGAAGGACTTCAACCCGAATTACGGCGGCATCAATCGCCACGTCTGGTTCCATGCAATGGACCCAATCCATCAAACGCTGCCGCTCTACGATGGGCTGAAGACTAGTGGCGTGTATGTCTATCCGTCGAACATTGCAGTCGCCGATGGCGGCTGCGACGTGAATATCGAGTCGCAAGTTGCAAACGAGTCGAAAGTCCGCGCCTCGGTCACACTATCGGCGGTCGTTGTCGATTGGCAAGGCCACGTCAGTGCGCGATGTGACGGCAGTACAATCGATCTTGCCGGCGGCAGTCGAAAAACGATGAAGGCGTCCGGCCATCTCGTGGCGGCGCGGCTCTGGAGTCCTGACGAACCAAGTTTGTACGACGTTTATACGATCTTGACTGTTGGGGGGAACGTCATCGATGTCGCCAAGACGACGACCGGCTTCCGCAAAACCGAGTTTCGCGGTGGCGCTGGGACGGGCGGCGTGTTTATCAACGGCAAGTTCACGTACCTCACCGGCTATTCGCAGCGATCGTCCAACGAATGGGCCGGACTTGGACAGGCCTATCCCGATTGGATGCACGATTTGACAGCCCGGCTGATCCGCGACAGCCGTGCGAATTACCTGCGCTGGATGCACATCGCGCCGCAACGCGTTGACGTTTGTGCCTGCGACCGTGCCGGAATCGTCGAGGTCTGTCCGGCGGGCGACAAGGAGAAAGATGTCGAGGGCCGCCAGTGGGAGCAGCGGATCGAGGTGATGCGCGACTCGATGATCTACTTCCGCAACAACCCCAGCATCCTGTTCTGGGAGGCCGGCAACAACGGGGTCGGCGCCGAGCACATGAAGCAGATGGTCGAACTGAAAAAGGAGTGGGACCCCAACGGCGGTCGCGTCATCGGCTGCCGCACGCTGAACGATCCGGCCGCCACTCCGGTAGCCGAGTATTTTGGCGTGATGATCGGTCAGGATCGACGGACTGACTTGCTCAAAGGCCCGAGCGACATGTTCCGTGCCTACAGCGCCGAGCGGCGCGATCGCGCGCCGATCATCGAGACCGAGGATTTCCGCGACGAGGCGGCCCGGCGGTTCTGGGACGACTTCTCGCCGCCCGACTACGGCTTCAAGCCGGGGCCGAACGACACCTATCACTGGAACAGCGAGACCTTCTGCCTGGCGGCCGCCGCACGGTACACGGCTTATTGGCAGAACCGCATCGCCGACCCCGACCCGCGTCGTTCGCGGTGGTCCGGCTACGCTTCAATCTACTTCTCGGATTCCAACGCCGACGGGCGGCAGGACTCGAGCGAAGTCGCCCGCGTCAGTGGCAAGGTCGATGCCGTCCGGCTGCCAAAAGAGGCCTACTACGCCTACCGCGTCATGCAAAGCCCGCGCCCCGATCTGCACATCATCGGGCATTGGACGTATCCCGCGGGGACGAAAAAGACGATCTACGTGTTCGCCAATCACTGTCAGGCAGTCGAGCTAAACATAAACGGGCGGTCGCTCGGCCGCGCGGATCAACCGGCGGACGGATATGTGTTCACCTTCCACGATGTGAGGTGGGAACCCGGCACAATCAAGGCGACCGGTTATGATGCCCACGGCGCGATTGTTTGCACCGACGCGCTAACGACCGCCGGACTTGCCAAGAGCGTGAAACTGACCGCTACGACCGGTGCCGGCGGCCTGCGCGCCAATGGCCAGGACGTGGCATTGTTCGACGTCGAAGTCTGCGACGCCGACGGCCATCGCTGTCCGACCGATCAGGCGCGCATCGACTTCACGATCGACGGGCCGGGAATCTGGCGCGGCGGATACAATAGCGGAATGGTCGGCTCAACCAACAACCTATTTCTAGACACCGAATGCGGAATCAACCGCGTAGCGATCCGCTCGACGCTCACGTCCGGCGTCATCACCTTGACCGCAGCCCGACAAGGCCTCGCCCCGGCAACAGTTCAAGTCCGCTCGGCGCCCGTCAAATTGACCGGCGGGCTGTTGCCAATCACGAGTTCACGCTGA
- a CDS encoding Gfo/Idh/MocA family oxidoreductase, which produces MSSSRLSRREALKYSAVGAAGAIALPHLISSTALGADEKPSANDRVIVGFIGTGHRARQLIDQLPPPGHIVAVADCYIKRAHEAVAEKKADWKVYQDYREMLDKEKLDAVVVATPDHARAGIAIHACQASKDVYAEKPLTAYIAEGRALVNAARKDQRVFQVGSQQRTMERNRVACEFVRNGGLGKLIVVQGLAYGGPKRYSGLPEEAVPEGDNWDAWCGPTELRPFNSQLQFSWMQWRDYSGGDMTNWGAHGVDQIQWALGASETGPVEIWPVTSGPNGKVSMRYANGVEVRMELSRPRGPEGGAIFTGEHGKIEINRNKFTSNPPDLIKNAPPPPTAEELADRGWVARPHLQNWLDCIKTRAKPNADVEIGHRSISVCHLLNIAREVGRKLRWDPDKEQFLDDAEANTYVSRPRRKGYELPEIA; this is translated from the coding sequence ATGAGTTCATCCCGACTTTCGCGACGCGAAGCCCTCAAATACTCGGCTGTCGGCGCGGCAGGAGCCATCGCTCTGCCCCATCTGATTTCCTCGACCGCGCTCGGCGCCGACGAAAAGCCGAGCGCCAATGACCGCGTGATCGTCGGCTTTATCGGAACTGGACATCGGGCGAGGCAGTTGATCGATCAACTCCCGCCGCCGGGGCATATCGTCGCGGTCGCCGATTGCTACATCAAGCGGGCTCACGAAGCCGTGGCGGAAAAGAAAGCCGATTGGAAAGTGTATCAAGATTATCGCGAGATGCTCGACAAGGAGAAGCTCGACGCGGTGGTCGTCGCCACGCCCGACCACGCGCGCGCCGGAATCGCCATTCATGCTTGCCAGGCCAGCAAGGACGTGTATGCCGAAAAACCGCTCACGGCCTACATCGCCGAAGGCCGTGCACTCGTCAACGCGGCCCGCAAGGATCAGCGAGTTTTTCAGGTCGGCAGCCAGCAGAGAACGATGGAGCGGAACCGGGTGGCTTGCGAATTCGTTCGCAACGGCGGCTTGGGCAAGCTCATCGTCGTGCAAGGCCTGGCCTACGGCGGCCCGAAACGCTACTCCGGTTTGCCAGAAGAGGCGGTCCCCGAAGGAGACAACTGGGACGCCTGGTGTGGTCCGACCGAGTTGCGACCCTTCAATTCGCAACTGCAATTCAGTTGGATGCAGTGGCGCGATTACTCCGGCGGCGACATGACCAACTGGGGCGCCCACGGCGTCGATCAGATTCAATGGGCTCTCGGCGCGAGCGAGACAGGACCGGTTGAGATTTGGCCGGTCACGTCCGGACCGAATGGCAAGGTCTCGATGCGCTATGCCAACGGCGTCGAGGTGCGGATGGAACTCAGTCGCCCTCGCGGTCCCGAAGGGGGCGCGATTTTTACCGGTGAGCATGGCAAAATCGAGATCAATCGCAATAAATTCACCAGCAATCCTCCCGACCTTATCAAGAACGCGCCGCCGCCGCCAACGGCCGAGGAATTGGCCGACCGCGGCTGGGTCGCCCGGCCGCACCTTCAGAATTGGCTCGATTGCATCAAGACCCGAGCGAAGCCGAACGCCGACGTCGAGATCGGGCATCGCTCGATCAGCGTTTGCCACCTGCTCAATATCGCCCGCGAAGTCGGCCGCAAGCTCCGCTGGGATCCCGACAAGGAGCAGTTCCTCGACGACGCCGAGGCCAACACCTACGTCTCTCGCCCGCGCCGCAAAGGCTACGAACTGCCGGAGATAGCCTGA
- a CDS encoding type II toxin-antitoxin system VapC family toxin has translation MKLIDLNVLLYAVNRDAAQHARVRGWWEEALGSGEPIGLAWVVILGFLRLATNPRVFPSPLTSGEALDRVETWLAHPNTRLVTETDEQWHILRDLLRETGTAGNLTTDAHLASIAIALGATLASCDGDFARFPRVRWENPAAAS, from the coding sequence ATGAAGCTCATCGATCTGAACGTATTGCTGTATGCCGTGAATCGGGATGCCGCGCAACATGCTCGCGTGCGAGGCTGGTGGGAGGAGGCGCTTGGCAGCGGCGAGCCCATCGGTCTCGCGTGGGTTGTTATCCTTGGATTTCTGCGCTTGGCAACCAATCCGCGGGTGTTTCCCAGCCCGCTAACTTCCGGCGAGGCGCTCGATCGCGTCGAAACGTGGCTTGCGCATCCCAATACGCGACTGGTCACCGAAACGGACGAGCAATGGCATATTCTGCGCGACTTGCTTCGAGAGACCGGCACGGCGGGCAATCTGACGACGGATGCCCATCTCGCGTCCATCGCCATCGCGCTCGGGGCAACGCTTGCGTCGTGTGACGGCGATTTCGCGCGCTTCCCTCGCGTGCGCTGGGAAAACCCGGCGGCAGCTTCGTGA
- a CDS encoding ribbon-helix-helix protein, CopG family: MRTTVRIDDDLLRELKSRAIAEKVPITKLINQAIRQGMASRGVRHVRYRERVFSLGAPFANLDKALALAAADEDEHAVRKLAARK; encoded by the coding sequence ATGAGAACGACTGTGCGAATTGACGACGATTTGCTTCGCGAACTCAAGAGCCGGGCCATCGCTGAAAAAGTTCCCATCACCAAGCTGATAAATCAAGCCATCCGCCAGGGAATGGCCAGCCGCGGTGTGAGGCATGTGCGCTACCGCGAGCGGGTGTTTTCCTTGGGCGCGCCATTCGCCAATCTCGACAAAGCGCTGGCGTTGGCCGCCGCCGATGAAGATGAGCACGCCGTGCGTAAACTGGCGGCCCGCAAATGA
- a CDS encoding carbon storage regulator: MLVLSRKQSERIKVGDSIVVTVVRVSGDKVRLGIEAPADMIVLREELETRGAPAAALPELNGPPALNG, from the coding sequence ATGTTGGTTTTGTCCCGCAAGCAGAGTGAGCGAATCAAAGTGGGCGACTCGATCGTCGTGACCGTGGTCCGCGTCTCCGGTGATAAAGTGCGGCTGGGGATCGAAGCCCCGGCCGATATGATCGTGTTGCGAGAGGAATTGGAAACGCGCGGCGCGCCGGCCGCTGCCTTGCCGGAGTTGAACGGGCCGCCGGCACTCAACGGCTGA
- a CDS encoding serine/threonine-protein kinase: MGLLGNLKSLFGSKTNITTRFELLREAITGTMSTFYMARDRQTGQVVGLKILDLEKHIAYEARFKGLKKPGEGEIGMAIHHPNIMKTLEFGTSTDGLQFIVVEFIQGPGLHSVLVSKDRRLEGRRVKLLRQAAEALKAVHDTGYIHHDVCPRNFVCSHDLETIKLIDFGLTIPATPEFMQPGNRTGTANYMAPEVVRRRAKDWRIDVFSFGAMAYEMLTFKLPWERGHGQAALQHDPTIDVLSERPQTNRRLAEVVARCLAPDPEQRVYSFDQFLLMTAKLKTEDDPG, encoded by the coding sequence ATGGGCCTGCTGGGAAACCTCAAATCGCTGTTCGGCTCGAAGACCAATATCACCACGCGGTTTGAGTTGCTGCGCGAGGCGATCACGGGCACGATGTCCACGTTTTATATGGCCCGCGACCGGCAGACGGGGCAGGTCGTTGGGCTGAAGATATTGGACTTGGAGAAGCACATCGCGTACGAGGCCCGCTTCAAGGGATTGAAGAAGCCTGGCGAGGGGGAAATCGGGATGGCGATCCACCATCCGAACATCATGAAGACACTCGAATTCGGCACGAGCACCGATGGGTTGCAATTCATCGTCGTCGAATTCATTCAAGGACCGGGGTTGCACTCGGTGTTGGTCTCCAAAGATCGGCGGCTCGAAGGGCGGCGCGTCAAGCTGCTGCGGCAGGCAGCCGAGGCGCTCAAGGCGGTCCACGACACCGGCTACATCCACCACGACGTCTGCCCGCGGAATTTCGTCTGCTCGCACGACCTGGAAACGATCAAGCTCATCGATTTCGGGCTGACGATCCCCGCCACCCCCGAGTTCATGCAGCCGGGCAATCGCACCGGGACGGCCAACTACATGGCGCCGGAAGTGGTCCGGCGGCGAGCCAAGGACTGGCGGATCGATGTGTTCTCGTTCGGTGCGATGGCTTACGAGATGCTCACGTTCAAGCTGCCCTGGGAACGCGGGCACGGACAGGCGGCCTTGCAACACGATCCGACGATCGACGTGCTGTCGGAAAGGCCGCAGACGAATCGCCGGCTGGCCGAGGTGGTCGCACGCTGCCTGGCTCCCGACCCGGAGCAGCGGGTGTACTCGTTCGACCAGTTTCTCTTGATGACGGCGAAGCTCAAGACGGAAGACGATCCGGGGTAG